In a genomic window of Phycodurus eques isolate BA_2022a chromosome 2, UOR_Pequ_1.1, whole genome shotgun sequence:
- the cops2 gene encoding COP9 signalosome complex subunit 2 isoform X1: MSDMEDDFMCDDEEDYDLEYSEDSNSEPNVDLENQYYNSKALKEDDPKAALCSFQKVLELEGEKGEWGFKALKQMIKINFKLTNFPEMMNRYKQLLTYIRSAVTRNYSEKSINSILDYISTSKQMDLLQEFYETTLEALKDAKNDRLWFKTNTKLGKLYLEREEYGKLQKILRQLHQSCQTDDGEDDLKKGTQLLEIYALEIQMYTAQKNNKKLKALYEQSLHIKSAIPHPLIMGVIRECGGKMHLREGEFEKAHTDFFEAFKNYDESGSPRRTTCLKYLVLANMLMKSGINPFDSQEAKPYKNDPEILAMTNLVSAYQNNDITEFEKILKTNHSNIMDDPFIREHIEELLRNIRTQVLIKLIKPYTRIHIPFISKELNIDVCDVESLLVQCILDNTIHGRIDQVNQLLELDYQKRGGARYTALDKWTNQLNSLNQAIVSKLT; encoded by the exons ATGTCTGACATGGAGGACGATTTCATGtgtgatgatgaagaggactacGACCTG GAATACTCAGAGGACAGTAATTCAGAGCCAAATGTTGACTTGGAGAACCAGTACTACAACTCCAAAGCATTGAAGGAGGATGATCCGAAAGCAGCACTCTGCAGTTTCCAGAAG GTATTGGAATTAGAAGGCGAGAAAGGCGAATGGGGGTTCAAGGCACTGAAGCAGATGATTAAAATCAACTTTAAGCTG ACGAATTTCCCAGAGATGATGAACAGATACAAACAGTTGCTGACGTACATCAGAAGTGCAGTCACCAGGAACTACTCAGAGAAGTCCATTAACTCCATTCTGGACTACATCTCCACCTCTAAACAG ATGGATTTACTACAAGAATTCTACGAAACTACTCTGGAAGCTTTGAAAGATGCAAAAAATGACAGACTTTGGTTTAAAACCAACACTAAG CTGGGGAAGTTATACCTGGAGAGAGAAGAGTATGGAAAGCTGCAGAAGATCCTCAGGCAATTACACCAATCTTGCCAG ACAGACGATGGAGAGGATGACCTGAAGAAAGGCACGCAGTTGTTAGAGATCTACGCTCTGGAAATTCAGATGTAcacagcacaaaaaaacaacaagaaattgAAAGCCCTGTACGAGCAATCGCTCCACATTAAATCTGCCATTCCTCATCCGCTTATAATGGGCGTTATCCGAG AGTGTGGAGGCAAAATGCATCTGAGAGAGGGGGAGTTTGAGAAAGCTCACACAGACTTCTTTGAAGCCTTTAAAAACTATGACGAGTCTGGAAGCCCGAGAAGGACGACATGTCTGAAGTACCTGGTGctagctaacatgctaatgaaGTCGGGAATCAATCCTTTTGACTCGCAAGAG GCCAAACCATACAAAAATGATCCAGAAATCCTAGCAATGACGAATTTAGTAAG CGCCTACCAGAACAATGACATCACTGAATTTGAGAAAATCTTGAAAACAAATCATAGTAACATAATGGATGACCCCTTCATCAGAGAGCACATAGAGG AGCTACTGCGTAATATTAGAACTCAAGTACTTATCAAACTCATCAAACCATACACAAGAATACACATCCCTTTCATTTCTAAG GAGCTGAATATCGATGTTTGTGATGTGGAGAGTCTGCTAGTGCAGTGTATTTTGGATAA CACAATCCACGGGCGAATCGACCAAGTCAACCAGCTACTAGAACTTGACTACCAGAAAAGGGGAGGGGCTCGCTACACAGCTTTAGACAAATGGACAAATCAGTTGAACTCTCTCAACCAGGCCATTGTGAGCAAGCTCACATGA
- the cops2 gene encoding COP9 signalosome complex subunit 2 isoform X2, with protein MSDMEDDFMCDDEEDYDLEYSEDSNSEPNVDLENQYYNSKALKEDDPKAALCSFQKVLELEGEKGEWGFKALKQMIKINFKLTNFPEMMNRYKQLLTYIRSAVTRNYSEKSINSILDYISTSKQMDLLQEFYETTLEALKDAKNDRLWFKTNTKLGKLYLEREEYGKLQKILRQLHQSCQTDDGEDDLKKGTQLLEIYALEIQMYTAQKNNKKLKALYEQSLHIKSAIPHPLIMGVIRECGGKMHLREGEFEKAHTDFFEAFKNYDESGSPRRTTCLKYLVLANMLMKSGINPFDSQEAKPYKNDPEILAMTNLVSAYQNNDITEFEKILKTNHSNIMDDPFIREHIEELLRNIRTQVLIKLIKPYTRIHIPFISKELNIDVCDVESLLVQCILDKNLAFEEGCVDF; from the exons ATGTCTGACATGGAGGACGATTTCATGtgtgatgatgaagaggactacGACCTG GAATACTCAGAGGACAGTAATTCAGAGCCAAATGTTGACTTGGAGAACCAGTACTACAACTCCAAAGCATTGAAGGAGGATGATCCGAAAGCAGCACTCTGCAGTTTCCAGAAG GTATTGGAATTAGAAGGCGAGAAAGGCGAATGGGGGTTCAAGGCACTGAAGCAGATGATTAAAATCAACTTTAAGCTG ACGAATTTCCCAGAGATGATGAACAGATACAAACAGTTGCTGACGTACATCAGAAGTGCAGTCACCAGGAACTACTCAGAGAAGTCCATTAACTCCATTCTGGACTACATCTCCACCTCTAAACAG ATGGATTTACTACAAGAATTCTACGAAACTACTCTGGAAGCTTTGAAAGATGCAAAAAATGACAGACTTTGGTTTAAAACCAACACTAAG CTGGGGAAGTTATACCTGGAGAGAGAAGAGTATGGAAAGCTGCAGAAGATCCTCAGGCAATTACACCAATCTTGCCAG ACAGACGATGGAGAGGATGACCTGAAGAAAGGCACGCAGTTGTTAGAGATCTACGCTCTGGAAATTCAGATGTAcacagcacaaaaaaacaacaagaaattgAAAGCCCTGTACGAGCAATCGCTCCACATTAAATCTGCCATTCCTCATCCGCTTATAATGGGCGTTATCCGAG AGTGTGGAGGCAAAATGCATCTGAGAGAGGGGGAGTTTGAGAAAGCTCACACAGACTTCTTTGAAGCCTTTAAAAACTATGACGAGTCTGGAAGCCCGAGAAGGACGACATGTCTGAAGTACCTGGTGctagctaacatgctaatgaaGTCGGGAATCAATCCTTTTGACTCGCAAGAG GCCAAACCATACAAAAATGATCCAGAAATCCTAGCAATGACGAATTTAGTAAG CGCCTACCAGAACAATGACATCACTGAATTTGAGAAAATCTTGAAAACAAATCATAGTAACATAATGGATGACCCCTTCATCAGAGAGCACATAGAGG AGCTACTGCGTAATATTAGAACTCAAGTACTTATCAAACTCATCAAACCATACACAAGAATACACATCCCTTTCATTTCTAAG GAGCTGAATATCGATGTTTGTGATGTGGAGAGTCTGCTAGTGCAGTGTATTTTGGATAA aaacctggcatttgaagaggggtgtgtagacttttga